The Malus domestica chromosome 13, GDT2T_hap1 genome includes a window with the following:
- the LOC103452365 gene encoding cysteine-rich receptor-like protein kinase 2, with protein sequence MKKCNVSVLSQYLLLLKILLLLGMTIGDPRTKTVQVMCGNQREHNTTVFVPNVASTMENISEQMRTSGFGVAVTGSGPDTEYGLAQCYGDLSLPDCVLCYDEARTVFPQCFPYTGGRIFLDGCFMRSENYSFYEEFRGSEDRVKCGNTTRKSSAFGDSARQVVKRAIESAPSNRGYARGEVSVSGIENELAYVLADCWRTLDESSCRQCLENASASMLGCLPWSEGRALYTGCFMRYSNTDFLNKEMGNGSSRGTTIVIVVLVVSSLVVLVVGVAIGFYIWKHRYIQKKRRAASEKKQFGALFATVNKSKLNFSYEVLEKATNYFHDTNKLGQGGSGSVYKGVLPGGNVVAIKRLFFNTRQWVDHFFNEVNLISGIHHKNLLKLLGCSITGPESLLVYEYVPNQSLHDYFIVKNNVEPLRWDLRYKIILGTAEGLAYLHEESKLRIIHRDIKLSNILLDEEFNAKIADFGLARMFPEDKTHISTAIAGTLGYMAPEYAVRGKLTEKADVYSFGVLVIEVICGRRNNSVLSSSTSILQMTWDLYGTCRLREAVDPLLEGKFENEEASRLLQIGLLCVQASAELRPAMSLVVKMLTENLEIPQPTQPPFLNSGTAKFNRRIPSGSLNSLPAESNTQSSRIA encoded by the exons atgaagaaatgcAACGTTTCAGTTCTTTCCCAATATTTGCTTCTCCTGAAGATCCTGCTGTTACTAGGAATGACTATCGGAGATCCAAGAACGAAGACGGTCCAAGTAATGTGCGGCAACCAACGTGAGCACAACACAACCGTGTTTGTTCCGAATGTTGCCAGCACGATGGAAAACATCAGTGAACAAATGCGAACTTCCGGCTTCGGAGTGGCAGTCACAGGTTCAGGCCCCGACACCGAGTACGGCCTAGCTCAATGCTACGGAGACCTTTCTCTTCCAGACTGTGTGTTATGCTACGACGAGGCGCGTACAGTGTTTCCCCAATGTTTTCCTTACACTGGGGGTCGGATTTTTCTCGACGGTTGCTTCATGAGGTCCGAAAACTATAGCTTTTATGAGGAGTTTAGAGGATCGGAAGACAGGGTTAAGTGTGGGAACACGACGAGGAAGAGTTCGGCATTTGGAGACTCGGCAAGGCAGGTTGTGAAGCGTGCGATTGAGTCTGCGCCAAGCAACCGAGGATATGCAAGGGGTGAGGTGAGCGTGAGTGGGATAGAAAATGAGTTAGCTTATGTGTTGGCTGATTGCTGGAGAACTTTAGATGAGAGCTCTTGCAGACAGTGTTTGGAAAATGCATCTGCATCAATGTTGGGATGCTTGCCTTGGTCCGAGGGGCGAGCGTTGTACACCGGGTGCTTCATGAGGTATTCAAACACAGATTTTCTCAACAAGGAAATGGGAAATGGAAGCTCCAGAG GTACCACAATTGTCATAGTAGTTTTAGTTGTCAGCTCCTTGGTAGTTTTGGTAGTTGGAGTAGCCATTGGATTTTATATCTGGAAGCACAGATatatacaaaagaaaagaagag CTGCTTCAGAGAAAAAGCAATTCGGAGCTCTGTTTGCCACTGTGAATAAGTCCAAACTCAATTTTTCATACGAAGTTCTCGAGAAGGCCACAAATTACTTTCATGATACCAACAAGCTTGGACAAGGAGGATCTGGCTCGGTGTATAAG GGAGTTCTGCCGGGTGGAAATGTTGTTGCCATAAAGAGGCTGTTCTTCAACACAAGGCAATGGGTGGATCATTTCTTCAACGAAGTTAATTTGATCAGCGGAATTCATCATAAAAATCTTTTAAAGCTGTTGGGGTGCAGCATTACAGGCCCCGAGAGCCTTCTTGTTTATGAGTATGTCCCAAATCAAAGCCTTCATGATTATTTTATTG TGAAAAACAATGTGGAGCCACTGAGGTGGGATTTGAGGTATAAAATCATACTGGGAACAGCTGAGGGCTTGGCCTATCTTCACGAAGAATCGAAATTGAGGATCATTCATAGGGATATAAAACTGAGCAACATTCTGCTCGACGAGGAATTCAATGCAAAGATTGCTGATTTCGGACTTGCTAGAATGTTCCCTGAAGATAAAACTCACATAAGCACTGCCATTGCTGGCACACT AGGTTATATGGCTCCAGAGTATGCCGTTCGTGGCAAGTTGACTGAGAAGGCAGATGTTTACAGTTTTGGAGTTCTTGTCATCGAAGTCATCTGTGGAAGGAGGAACAATTCTGTCCTTTCAAGTTCGACTTCTATCCTACAGATG ACTTGGGATCTTTATGGAACTTGTAGGTTACGTGAAGCTGTCGATCCACTCCTAGAAGGTAagtttgaaaatgaagaagcaTCTCGGTTACTTCAGATAGGGTTACTTTGTGTGCAAGCTTCAGCAGAGCTGCGGCCGGCAATGTCATTAGTCGTAAAAATGCTTACCGAAAATCTTGAGATTCCTCAGCCAACACAACCCCCATTTCTCAATTCTGGTACCGCAAAATTCAACAGGAGAATTCCTTCAGGAAGTCTCAATTCACTGCCCGCGGAGTCCAACACGCAATCTTCAAGAATAGCATGA